In Pontiella desulfatans, one DNA window encodes the following:
- the ileS gene encoding isoleucine--tRNA ligase, which produces MFKEISSKVSFPQMEEDVIQLWKEQDTFKKSLELRENAKEFVFYDGPPFATGLPHYGHLLAGTIKDIIPRYQAMRGHYVSRRFGWDCHGLPIEALAQEALGLAGAPAIKEAGVGVFNEQCRSMVTKYVEEWEKTVTRMGRWVDFENDYKTMDTPFMETIWWVFSQLWEQGRIYKAHRIMPYSWKLNTPLSNFEAGRNYQDVQDPAITVRVRLLDFEFEHASALIWTTTPWTLPGNLAICAGPDIDYVAIKDKETHEVFVLAQARLSAYYKKEEEYEILKSYKGSELKGLEYEPIFDFFADNENSFRVLNDDFVSTGDGTGIVHMAPAYGEDDYRVCREAGIPLVDPLDDDCVFTAQVPDYAGQFCKEADKAIIKALKHGGKLIHQSTIQHSYPFCERTDTPLIYRAIDAWYVRVEDLRERMLKNNEGVHWTPDYVGEKRFANWLADAKDWNISRNRFWGSCIPVWVNVENKDDMICISSIAQLEELSGRKVDDLHKHHVDEILIEKDGKTYKRTPEVLDCWFESGSMPYAQNHYPFENKAHFEANFPADFIAEGLDQTRGWFYTLMVLSTALFDKPAFKNVVVNGMVLAEDGLKMSKRLKNYPDPIHVINQYGADALRLYMIYSPVVRAESLRLSEDGVKNALRHLILPWWNAYSFFITYANIDGWTPEQSVPERDNLMDRWIQSSLARLEQQVTEAMDAYDLQAAVRPFVQFIEDLTNWYIRRSRRRFWKTEDDTDKVQAYSTLYDVLLGLSKIAAPFTPFISETIYQNLKVESMPESVHLCDFPTAADAKRDEVLEGQMALVMNAVEQGRTLRAEYKLKNRQPLARMHVVCEDSALLANIQELESLIADELNVRNVDFGTDSSKLATTQAKPNFKQLGPKLGPLMKKAVPLINSLTDAQIASLSAGETVAVELDGKTIELTADDIEIVRNPKEGMAVSAEGSLVVGLDTQLNDDLVSEGLAREFVNKVQNLRKEMDLEITQRIKVRFSSDEEVVAAVSAHRDYIGNETLALSCESAVVEGEKNMELDLNGHACHVSITTA; this is translated from the coding sequence ATGTTCAAGGAAATTTCCAGTAAAGTAAGCTTCCCGCAGATGGAAGAGGATGTGATCCAGCTCTGGAAGGAGCAGGATACCTTCAAGAAATCGTTGGAACTCCGGGAAAACGCCAAGGAATTCGTTTTTTACGACGGCCCGCCGTTCGCCACCGGCCTGCCGCACTATGGCCATTTGCTCGCCGGCACGATCAAGGACATCATCCCGCGCTACCAGGCGATGCGCGGCCACTATGTTTCGCGCCGGTTTGGCTGGGATTGCCACGGCCTGCCGATCGAGGCGCTGGCGCAGGAGGCGCTCGGCCTTGCGGGCGCGCCCGCCATCAAGGAAGCCGGGGTGGGCGTTTTCAACGAGCAGTGCCGATCGATGGTCACCAAATATGTGGAGGAGTGGGAGAAAACCGTCACGCGCATGGGGCGCTGGGTCGATTTCGAGAACGACTACAAGACCATGGACACCCCGTTCATGGAGACGATTTGGTGGGTCTTCTCGCAATTGTGGGAACAGGGGCGCATCTACAAGGCGCACCGCATCATGCCCTATAGCTGGAAGCTCAACACGCCGCTTTCCAATTTCGAGGCGGGCCGCAACTACCAGGACGTGCAGGATCCGGCCATCACGGTCCGCGTCCGCCTGCTGGATTTCGAGTTCGAGCACGCCAGCGCGCTGATCTGGACGACCACCCCCTGGACGCTGCCCGGCAACCTGGCCATCTGCGCCGGGCCGGACATCGACTATGTGGCCATCAAGGACAAGGAAACCCACGAGGTGTTCGTGCTGGCGCAGGCGCGCCTTTCGGCCTACTACAAGAAGGAGGAGGAGTATGAAATCCTCAAATCCTATAAGGGGTCGGAACTCAAGGGGCTCGAATATGAGCCGATCTTCGACTTTTTCGCCGACAACGAAAACTCCTTCCGGGTGCTCAACGACGACTTTGTTTCGACCGGGGACGGCACCGGCATCGTCCACATGGCGCCGGCCTACGGCGAGGACGACTACCGCGTCTGCCGCGAAGCCGGCATCCCGCTGGTCGACCCGCTCGACGACGACTGCGTCTTCACCGCCCAGGTGCCGGACTATGCCGGGCAGTTCTGCAAGGAGGCCGACAAGGCGATCATCAAGGCGCTCAAGCATGGCGGCAAGTTGATCCACCAAAGCACGATCCAGCACAGCTATCCCTTCTGCGAACGCACCGACACGCCGCTGATCTACCGCGCCATCGATGCCTGGTATGTGCGGGTGGAGGATCTGCGCGAACGCATGCTCAAGAACAACGAGGGCGTGCACTGGACGCCGGACTATGTGGGCGAAAAACGCTTTGCCAATTGGCTGGCCGATGCCAAGGACTGGAACATCAGCCGCAACCGGTTCTGGGGATCGTGCATCCCGGTGTGGGTCAACGTCGAGAACAAGGACGACATGATCTGCATCTCGTCCATCGCGCAGTTGGAGGAATTGTCGGGCCGGAAGGTGGACGACCTGCATAAGCACCATGTGGATGAAATCCTCATCGAAAAGGACGGAAAAACCTACAAGCGCACGCCGGAAGTGCTCGACTGCTGGTTCGAGTCCGGGTCGATGCCGTACGCCCAGAACCACTATCCCTTTGAAAACAAGGCGCATTTCGAGGCCAACTTCCCGGCCGATTTCATTGCCGAGGGGCTCGACCAGACCCGCGGATGGTTCTACACGCTGATGGTGCTTTCCACCGCGCTGTTCGACAAGCCGGCCTTCAAGAACGTGGTTGTCAACGGGATGGTGCTGGCCGAGGACGGGCTCAAGATGAGCAAGCGCCTCAAGAACTATCCCGACCCCATCCACGTGATCAACCAATATGGGGCCGATGCGCTGCGCCTCTATATGATCTATTCGCCGGTCGTCCGCGCCGAGTCGCTGCGGCTTTCGGAGGATGGCGTCAAGAATGCGCTGCGCCACCTGATCCTGCCCTGGTGGAACGCCTACAGCTTCTTCATCACCTATGCCAACATCGATGGCTGGACGCCGGAGCAGTCCGTGCCGGAGCGCGACAACCTGATGGACCGCTGGATCCAGAGCTCGCTGGCGCGCCTGGAGCAGCAGGTGACCGAAGCCATGGATGCCTACGACCTGCAGGCCGCCGTCCGCCCGTTCGTGCAGTTTATCGAAGACCTGACCAACTGGTATATCCGCCGCTCGCGCCGCCGTTTCTGGAAGACGGAGGACGACACCGACAAGGTTCAGGCCTATTCCACACTCTACGACGTGCTGCTCGGCCTCTCCAAGATTGCCGCGCCCTTCACGCCCTTCATCTCCGAAACGATCTATCAGAATTTGAAGGTGGAAAGCATGCCGGAATCGGTGCATCTGTGCGACTTCCCCACGGCGGCCGACGCCAAGCGCGACGAGGTGCTCGAAGGCCAGATGGCCCTGGTGATGAACGCGGTGGAGCAGGGCCGTACCCTGCGCGCCGAATACAAGCTCAAGAATCGCCAGCCGCTCGCCAGAATGCACGTCGTGTGCGAAGATTCAGCCCTGCTCGCCAACATCCAGGAGCTCGAAAGCCTGATTGCCGACGAGCTGAATGTGCGCAACGTCGATTTTGGCACCGATTCCTCCAAGCTCGCCACCACCCAGGCCAAGCCCAACTTCAAGCAGCTCGGCCCCAAGCTCGGGCCGCTGATGAAAAAGGCCGTTCCGCTGATCAATAGCCTGACGGACGCGCAGATTGCATCCCTCTCCGCCGGAGAAACCGTTGCGGTCGAACTGGATGGGAAAACGATCGAGCTGACGGCCGACGACATCGAAATCGTACGCAATCCGAAGGAGGGCATGGCCGTGAGTGCCGAGGGGTCCCTCGTGGTGGGGCTCGATACGCAGCTCAACGACGATCTCGTCTCGGAAGGGTTGGCGCGCGAATTCGTCAACAAGGTACAAAACTTGCGTAAGGAAATGGATCTGGAGATCACCCAGCGGATCAAGGTCCGGTTCAGCTCCGATGAAGAGGTCGTGGCCGCGGTTTCCGCGCACCGGGACTATATCGGAAACGAGACGCTGGCGCTCTCCTGCGAATCCGCCGTTGTGGAAGGCGAAAAAAACATGGAACTGGATTTGAACGGACACGCCTGCCATGTGTCCATAACGACCGCTTGA
- the miaA gene encoding tRNA (adenosine(37)-N6)-dimethylallyltransferase MiaA — MASAFFLVGTTASGKSAVAQHIAEHTGHLIVSADSMNLYRGMDIGTAKPSLAERAKADYAGFDLAEPTEKFNVSAYLDAVRPAFESGREIIVAGGTGLYVKCLTEGFDDVPPEVPALRAELEALDYPALEKRAKEEAPALYQDLTEDDRQNPRRLIRIIERTAGVSPAPQNRSWNTKPKPTIVGLHVEREVLLRRIERRVEQMYGAGLLEEARELIKLDLSQTALQAIGYAEAFGVLNQAMTLEQAKERTIIRTRQLAKRQMTWFRNQLHVEWVGTADYPTTEKLAEAVSDAWKKHGATPVEI; from the coding sequence ATGGCTAGCGCTTTTTTCCTCGTTGGAACAACCGCTTCCGGGAAGAGCGCGGTGGCGCAACACATCGCAGAGCACACAGGCCATCTGATTGTTTCCGCCGACTCGATGAACCTCTACCGGGGCATGGATATCGGCACCGCGAAGCCCTCGTTGGCCGAGCGCGCCAAGGCCGACTATGCCGGCTTCGACCTGGCCGAACCGACCGAAAAGTTCAATGTTTCCGCCTATCTCGACGCCGTTCGTCCCGCCTTCGAATCCGGGCGCGAAATCATTGTGGCCGGCGGCACCGGGCTCTACGTCAAGTGCCTCACCGAAGGCTTCGACGATGTTCCGCCGGAAGTGCCCGCCCTGCGCGCCGAGCTCGAAGCTCTCGATTACCCTGCCCTTGAAAAACGGGCGAAGGAAGAGGCCCCGGCCTTGTATCAAGATTTAACCGAGGACGACCGGCAAAACCCCCGCCGCCTCATCCGCATCATTGAACGTACCGCAGGCGTCTCGCCTGCCCCGCAGAACAGATCCTGGAACACCAAGCCCAAGCCCACCATCGTTGGCCTCCACGTTGAGCGCGAAGTTCTCCTGCGGCGCATCGAACGGCGCGTCGAACAAATGTACGGCGCCGGCCTGCTCGAGGAAGCCCGCGAGTTGATCAAGCTCGACCTCTCCCAAACCGCCCTGCAGGCCATTGGTTATGCCGAAGCCTTTGGCGTTCTCAACCAGGCAATGACCTTGGAGCAGGCCAAGGAAAGAACCATCATCCGAACCCGCCAGCTCGCCAAGCGCCAAATGACCTGGTTCCGCAACCAGCTCCATGTGGAATGGGTCGGTACGGCGGATTATCCAACAACCGAAAAACTCGCCGAAGCCGTTTCGGATGCGTGGAAAAAACACGGTGCAACGCCTGTGGAGATATGA
- the hflX gene encoding GTPase HflX, whose amino-acid sequence MPELLETQNNETETVLLIGVVLRGEEEWKVKDTMDELAQLAESAGAVVAGRFLVRQQKIKAGHYIGTGKAEEISDWIKENRVSMVVFDDDLTPAQGRNLQNVFETRVLDRTQLILDIFAQRAQTKEGCLQVELAQHQYLLPRLRNMWTHLERQKGGIGLRGPGETQLEMDRRRLQDLVRTLKRDLELVRTRRTEQRRGRRRHGWALVSIVGYTNAGKSTLLNRLSGADIYTENQLFATLDPTTRQVELPNHEPMLMTDTVGFIQKLPHHLVDSFKATLEEVVEADLLVHVIDASHPQVETQIEAVHKVLDEIGGLEKPMLYVFNKIDDEKGRNAAKRLARQFQKSVCVSAQTGENIDALFDELADCLKGRKVELKLSVPLSEGKLLSVLQKNASILEQEYEGDRADLLVRVSPQLAAQCRPFSTEEEPENEW is encoded by the coding sequence ATGCCTGAGCTTTTAGAAACACAAAATAACGAAACCGAAACGGTTTTACTCATTGGCGTCGTCCTGCGCGGCGAGGAGGAGTGGAAGGTCAAGGACACGATGGACGAGCTGGCGCAGCTTGCGGAGAGCGCCGGTGCCGTTGTGGCCGGACGTTTCCTGGTGCGCCAGCAAAAGATCAAGGCCGGGCATTACATCGGCACCGGCAAGGCGGAGGAGATCTCCGACTGGATCAAGGAGAACCGCGTTTCGATGGTGGTGTTCGACGACGATCTCACACCGGCGCAAGGCCGCAACCTCCAGAATGTTTTTGAAACGCGCGTGCTCGACCGCACGCAGCTCATTCTCGATATCTTCGCGCAACGCGCCCAGACCAAGGAGGGCTGCCTTCAGGTTGAACTCGCGCAGCACCAGTATCTGCTGCCGCGCCTGCGCAACATGTGGACCCACCTTGAGCGCCAGAAGGGCGGAATCGGCCTGCGCGGGCCCGGCGAAACCCAGCTCGAAATGGACCGCCGCCGTCTGCAGGATCTGGTGCGCACCCTCAAGCGCGACCTCGAACTCGTGCGAACGCGCCGTACCGAACAGCGGCGGGGCCGCCGTCGCCATGGATGGGCGCTGGTCTCCATTGTCGGCTACACCAATGCCGGCAAGTCCACCTTGCTCAACCGCCTTTCCGGCGCGGACATCTATACCGAAAACCAGCTCTTCGCCACCCTCGATCCGACGACCCGCCAAGTGGAGCTCCCGAACCACGAACCGATGCTGATGACCGATACGGTGGGCTTCATCCAAAAACTGCCGCACCATCTCGTCGATTCATTCAAGGCGACGCTGGAAGAGGTGGTGGAAGCCGATCTGCTCGTTCATGTAATCGATGCCTCGCACCCGCAAGTCGAAACGCAGATCGAGGCCGTCCACAAGGTGCTCGACGAAATCGGCGGCCTTGAAAAGCCGATGCTCTATGTCTTCAACAAGATCGACGACGAGAAAGGGCGCAATGCCGCCAAACGGCTCGCGCGGCAATTCCAGAAGTCGGTCTGCGTCTCCGCGCAGACCGGGGAAAATATCGATGCCTTGTTCGACGAGCTGGCCGACTGCCTCAAGGGCCGCAAGGTGGAGCTGAAGCTTTCCGTCCCGCTCAGCGAGGGAAAGCTACTCTCGGTCCTCCAGAAAAACGCCTCCATTCTCGAGCAGGAATACGAAGGCGACCGAGCCGACCTCCTCGTTCGTGTCTCCCCCCAGCTCGCTGCGCAGTGCCGACCTTTTTCAACGGAAGAAGAGCCAGAAAACGAATGGTAA
- a CDS encoding TraR/DksA family transcriptional regulator → MPTKKTAKKAPAKKKAAAKKITDTAPVAMSSGGPLSGKIAKNKHFTAKQLKEQLRRLLELRERVTGEIISINRDSLSQNDRDPSLSDQGTDTFDREFALNQLSNEQDVLFEIDEAIRRLERGSYGICEMTEVPINIERLEALPYVRYSIKAQSEIEKGHTTYRPFGSTMHGM, encoded by the coding sequence ATGCCTACGAAAAAGACTGCAAAGAAAGCGCCTGCCAAGAAAAAGGCCGCTGCCAAGAAAATAACCGATACCGCTCCGGTTGCCATGAGTAGTGGCGGACCGCTTTCCGGCAAGATCGCGAAAAACAAGCACTTTACGGCCAAGCAGCTCAAAGAGCAGCTCCGCCGCCTGCTGGAGCTTCGCGAGCGGGTCACCGGTGAAATTATTTCCATCAACCGCGACTCCCTCAGCCAGAACGACCGCGACCCGTCCCTCTCCGACCAGGGGACCGACACCTTCGACCGCGAGTTCGCCCTCAACCAGCTTTCCAACGAACAGGACGTGCTCTTCGAAATCGACGAAGCCATCCGCCGTCTTGAACGAGGTAGCTACGGCATCTGCGAAATGACCGAAGTGCCGATCAATATCGAGCGGCTCGAAGCGCTGCCCTACGTGCGCTATTCCATCAAGGCGCAGTCGGAAATCGAAAAGGGGCACACCACCTACCGCCCGTTCGGTTCCACCATGCACGGCATGTAG
- a CDS encoding sulfatase: protein MNRRAFIAFTAASTLINRQSAFGIRPAPKPNVVFILIDDLGWGDVGFMGNEFIETPNIDRIAKEGVVFTNAYCNAPNCAPTRACILTGQYTPRHGVYTVGESKRGDTRNKLIPIENTQRLPADSVTIAEALKTAGYTSACVGMWNLGRSREPESMPLAKGFDYAIEPKQLGFQHQMEGSDSRNSGGPALNYFEGEEYVTDRLTDKGIEFIEKNKGRPFLLYQAYHAVHRPYQPKPELVAKYKNKGNNPRGDLVEYAATVEAVDQNVGRLFAALEKNRLLENTVVFFFSDNGGDLGQKQGTNAPLKGGKGQLSEGGIRVPLAVRMPGSTLAQVCTTPVMSFDFYPTLLELAGAAPPKKHIVDGESLVHLLRGTGTLKRDALYWHFPCYLGKTSPCGAIRLGDYKLIEYFEDGRVELFNLKDDPGETSNLAREKIKVADELHQKLQAWRKAIHAPVPTEPNPDYAPSSSNRKGRGNGGKKTR from the coding sequence ATGAACCGCAGGGCATTCATCGCATTTACCGCCGCATCCACGCTAATCAACCGGCAATCGGCCTTCGGCATTCGGCCAGCGCCTAAACCCAACGTTGTCTTTATCCTGATCGACGACCTGGGCTGGGGCGACGTTGGATTCATGGGCAACGAATTCATTGAAACGCCGAACATCGACCGCATCGCAAAGGAGGGGGTGGTCTTCACCAACGCCTACTGCAACGCACCCAACTGCGCCCCCACCCGCGCATGCATCCTGACCGGGCAATACACGCCGCGCCACGGCGTCTACACCGTCGGCGAATCCAAGCGCGGCGACACCCGCAACAAGCTCATCCCGATCGAGAACACGCAACGCCTCCCGGCGGACTCGGTGACGATCGCCGAAGCACTGAAAACCGCGGGTTACACCAGCGCCTGCGTCGGCATGTGGAACCTCGGCCGCAGCCGCGAGCCGGAAAGCATGCCGTTGGCCAAGGGATTCGACTATGCCATCGAACCCAAGCAACTGGGCTTCCAGCATCAGATGGAGGGTTCCGACAGCCGCAATTCCGGCGGCCCGGCGCTGAACTATTTCGAAGGCGAAGAATATGTGACCGACCGGCTGACCGACAAGGGCATCGAGTTCATCGAAAAAAACAAGGGCCGTCCGTTCCTGCTCTACCAAGCCTACCACGCCGTGCACCGCCCCTATCAACCCAAGCCCGAACTGGTGGCGAAATATAAAAATAAAGGCAACAACCCGCGCGGCGACCTGGTGGAATATGCCGCCACCGTCGAGGCGGTCGACCAGAACGTCGGGCGCCTATTCGCTGCGCTGGAGAAAAACCGGTTGCTGGAAAACACCGTCGTTTTCTTCTTCTCCGACAACGGCGGCGACCTCGGGCAGAAACAAGGAACCAACGCCCCGCTCAAGGGCGGAAAAGGGCAACTCTCCGAAGGCGGAATCCGCGTTCCGCTCGCCGTTCGAATGCCCGGAAGCACACTTGCGCAGGTGTGCACCACCCCGGTGATGAGCTTCGACTTCTACCCCACCCTGCTCGAACTTGCGGGAGCGGCCCCTCCGAAGAAGCACATCGTCGATGGAGAAAGCCTGGTTCATTTGCTGCGGGGCACGGGCACCTTGAAGCGCGATGCCCTCTACTGGCACTTCCCCTGCTATCTCGGAAAGACCAGCCCGTGCGGGGCCATCCGCCTAGGCGACTATAAGTTGATCGAATATTTCGAGGACGGTCGAGTGGAGTTGTTCAACCTCAAGGACGATCCCGGAGAAACCAGCAACCTGGCCCGGGAGAAAATAAAGGTGGCCGACGAGCTGCATCAAAAGCTTCAAGCCTGGCGCAAGGCCATCCACGCCCCGGTGCCTACGGAACCGAATCCGGACTATGCCCCATCATCCAGCAACCGCAAAGGCCGAGGGAACGGCGGCAAGAAAACCCGTTGA
- a CDS encoding peroxiredoxin family protein gives MKSRVLWIVIGSMALSAGAQRSGSVPKGGVLGSGPLPDLNAYTAEGTPVKLRALCKGKYTVLKAGCLTCPEFHRSYPGVEAAYADYAPKGVQFFYFYKSLRHPELNGYLQAQNLQERLLQLEEARHKLGTKAPWIADTIDDSIRIGLRSGSNSIYLVSPDGTLIWAAPKMDADGLRAALAKAVGPVAKPTQTTDLELPQVEKQSKAINEDSQLGVARPDGLSTLSIIPAKPEETYYVKLRAEATPELLKTGTGRLFLGFYPDPIHGAHWNNLAPPMKYELGLPKGVEATPASATAKKGEGDSDTLPRQFWVDIKADKTPGDIGLELHYFGCTPDLCMALTQEYTIRFKAEDRGSNTYGFNRGQKGRK, from the coding sequence ATGAAGAGTCGTGTTCTATGGATCGTCATTGGAAGCATGGCCCTCTCAGCCGGAGCCCAACGCTCCGGCTCTGTGCCCAAAGGTGGTGTTCTCGGCAGCGGCCCCCTTCCCGATTTGAATGCATATACCGCCGAAGGAACCCCCGTGAAGTTGCGCGCGCTGTGCAAAGGGAAATACACGGTCCTGAAAGCCGGGTGCCTGACCTGCCCGGAATTCCACCGAAGCTATCCCGGGGTCGAGGCGGCCTATGCGGACTATGCCCCCAAAGGCGTTCAGTTTTTCTACTTCTACAAAAGCCTCCGCCATCCCGAACTCAACGGATACCTACAGGCGCAAAACCTGCAGGAACGTCTGCTTCAGCTCGAAGAAGCCCGCCATAAACTGGGCACCAAAGCTCCGTGGATCGCCGACACCATCGACGATTCCATTCGCATCGGCCTACGCTCGGGCTCCAACTCGATCTATTTGGTTTCCCCGGACGGAACCCTGATCTGGGCGGCCCCGAAAATGGATGCGGATGGGCTGCGCGCCGCGCTCGCCAAAGCGGTCGGCCCCGTTGCCAAACCCACCCAAACCACCGATCTGGAGCTGCCGCAGGTGGAGAAGCAATCCAAGGCCATCAACGAAGACTCCCAACTCGGCGTTGCGCGTCCCGACGGACTCTCCACTCTTTCGATCATCCCGGCCAAGCCGGAAGAAACCTACTATGTGAAGCTACGCGCAGAGGCCACGCCCGAGCTGCTCAAGACCGGCACCGGTCGTCTTTTCCTCGGATTCTATCCCGATCCGATCCACGGCGCCCACTGGAACAACCTGGCGCCGCCGATGAAATATGAACTGGGGTTGCCCAAAGGCGTCGAGGCCACTCCTGCCTCGGCAACCGCTAAAAAAGGCGAAGGCGATTCCGACACCCTGCCCCGCCAATTCTGGGTGGACATTAAAGCGGACAAAACGCCCGGCGACATCGGGCTGGAGCTACACTACTTCGGCTGCACCCCCGACCTGTGCATGGCCCTGACGCAGGAATACACCATCCGCTTCAAAGCCGAAGACCGGGGTTCGAACACCTATGGCTTCAACCGTGGACAGAAAGGAAGAAAATGA
- a CDS encoding aryl-sulfate sulfotransferase: protein MKRQLIALSLIASTTFAYESLQGPTELLYWNPEKAFNGYTLFAAHGKSYLIDMEGRLVKEWRIGTNPRFLENGNLLDAMQDDPSSFKGFQELDWDGNVVWTYEETRPNHAPHHDFVRIFNKRLNAPTTLYISGKTITREMALAIGVDPAKAPSEGGEGNRGGRLAKGGKTMVDAIVEVDMAGNVVWEWCFFDHLVQDMDPDKPNHVENIADAPHRLNMNLPGKGMRGDWLHCNSMDYNPELDQVVINSVQGEFYVIDHNTTTEEAKGPKGDFLYRFGDPARYEQGDPPSVNENWTKGSSGHKQIGGAHDVQWIDAGLPGAGNFLVFNNGQYLFEQTAQSYIYEIDGMKNGRYVNPPDAGYVRQSYHPDMHKTPRNLSRQIVWLYGSKSNQGFFSHIGAGCQRLPNGNTLICSDTEGHFFEVTPQCELVWEYINPITKEFGVLKTIGDMVPMANSVFRCYRYAADHPALKGKDLTPKGLISDVVQRPARRNPADEKFPQPGNVDGASSSVRQNQAIQNQPARSGNADRFAQMDANTDGLVSFEEFAASEKERRGGDFDETKTKRKFDETDTDKSGSISKEEMDKAPKGKGGRK from the coding sequence ATGAAACGGCAACTCATCGCACTGAGCTTGATTGCATCCACCACCTTCGCCTATGAATCGCTGCAGGGCCCGACGGAGCTGCTGTACTGGAACCCGGAAAAGGCCTTCAACGGCTACACCCTGTTCGCGGCGCATGGCAAGAGCTATCTGATCGACATGGAAGGCCGGCTGGTGAAGGAGTGGCGCATCGGCACCAACCCGCGCTTCCTCGAAAACGGGAACCTGCTCGACGCCATGCAGGACGATCCCAGTTCGTTCAAGGGGTTCCAGGAGCTGGACTGGGACGGCAATGTGGTTTGGACGTATGAGGAGACGCGGCCCAACCATGCGCCCCACCACGACTTCGTACGCATCTTCAACAAACGGCTGAACGCACCGACCACGCTCTATATCTCCGGAAAGACCATCACCCGCGAAATGGCGCTGGCCATCGGCGTCGATCCCGCAAAGGCGCCGTCGGAAGGTGGCGAAGGAAACCGCGGCGGGCGGCTGGCCAAAGGCGGCAAAACGATGGTCGATGCCATTGTGGAAGTCGACATGGCCGGCAACGTGGTTTGGGAATGGTGCTTCTTCGACCACCTCGTACAGGATATGGATCCCGACAAGCCGAACCATGTCGAAAACATCGCCGATGCTCCGCACCGGCTCAACATGAACCTGCCCGGCAAAGGCATGCGCGGCGACTGGCTGCACTGCAACTCGATGGACTACAACCCCGAGCTCGACCAGGTGGTGATCAACTCCGTGCAGGGCGAGTTCTATGTGATCGACCACAACACCACCACCGAAGAGGCCAAGGGCCCGAAGGGCGACTTCCTCTACCGCTTCGGCGATCCCGCGCGCTACGAACAGGGCGACCCGCCCAGCGTCAACGAAAACTGGACGAAGGGCTCCTCCGGCCACAAGCAGATCGGCGGCGCGCACGACGTGCAGTGGATCGACGCCGGGCTTCCGGGCGCCGGAAATTTTCTGGTCTTCAACAATGGGCAATACCTGTTCGAGCAGACTGCCCAGTCGTACATCTATGAAATCGATGGCATGAAAAACGGACGCTATGTCAACCCGCCGGATGCGGGCTATGTCCGCCAGTCCTACCATCCCGACATGCACAAGACGCCCCGCAACCTCTCCAGGCAAATTGTTTGGCTCTATGGCTCCAAATCGAACCAGGGCTTCTTCAGCCATATCGGTGCGGGCTGCCAGCGCCTGCCCAACGGCAACACCCTCATCTGCTCCGACACCGAAGGCCACTTTTTCGAAGTGACCCCGCAATGCGAGCTGGTGTGGGAATACATCAATCCCATCACCAAGGAGTTCGGTGTACTCAAAACCATCGGCGACATGGTCCCCATGGCCAACTCCGTTTTCCGTTGCTACCGCTATGCCGCCGACCACCCCGCGCTGAAAGGCAAGGACCTCACCCCGAAAGGCCTGATCTCCGATGTCGTACAGCGTCCCGCCCGGCGCAATCCGGCGGATGAAAAATTCCCGCAGCCCGGCAACGTAGACGGAGCTTCCAGCTCCGTTAGGCAGAACCAAGCAATTCAAAACCAGCCCGCACGCTCTGGCAACGCCGATCGCTTCGCCCAGATGGACGCCAATACCGACGGCTTGGTTTCGTTCGAAGAGTTCGCCGCCAGCGAAAAGGAACGGCGCGGGGGCGACTTCGACGAGACCAAAACAAAACGTAAGTTCGATGAAACCGATACGGACAAAAGCGGCTCGATCTCCAAGGAAGAAATGGACAAGGCCCCGAAGGGTAAAGGTGGCCGGAAATGA
- the lspA gene encoding signal peptidase II, whose amino-acid sequence MLGLLIGLAILFLDQLTKQAIRANLVYGQRIPVIEGFFNIVYVRNDGAAWNILSGHGIILILISAAVLVLLLVYRRHFLQEHLLSHRILLGLMIGGIAGNLIDRIRFGWVTDFLDFHFWSYNYPSFNVADSAICIAVVLYIAMNFLEEKRKKKAEADGERADG is encoded by the coding sequence ATGCTGGGTTTACTGATTGGGTTGGCCATTCTGTTTCTGGACCAGCTGACCAAGCAGGCGATACGTGCGAATCTCGTCTACGGCCAAAGAATTCCCGTCATTGAGGGTTTCTTCAACATTGTCTATGTCCGCAACGACGGTGCGGCGTGGAATATTCTTAGTGGCCACGGAATCATCCTGATCCTGATCTCCGCCGCGGTTTTGGTGCTGCTGTTGGTCTACCGCCGCCATTTTCTCCAGGAGCATCTGCTCTCGCACCGGATCCTGCTCGGCCTGATGATCGGCGGCATTGCCGGAAACCTGATCGACCGCATCCGCTTCGGCTGGGTGACCGACTTCCTCGATTTCCATTTCTGGTCCTACAACTATCCGTCCTTCAATGTGGCCGACTCGGCCATCTGCATCGCGGTCGTCCTCTACATCGCCATGAACTTCCTGGAAGAGAAAAGAAAGAAAAAGGCGGAAGCGGACGGGGAGCGGGCGGATGGCTAG